The following nucleotide sequence is from Pithys albifrons albifrons isolate INPA30051 chromosome 2, PitAlb_v1, whole genome shotgun sequence.
CGGGCGCCGGCCCATGGCCGCCCCGTCGAGGTTGCCGGCCAGCCCCGCTGGCACCCCGCTCCTGCCGCCTCCTCTGCAGGCTCTCCGGCCCGAGCTCCGCCGCTCGGCAGCACAGCCGCCAGCGCCGAGCCGCCCGTGCCCGCTGCAGATCGGCAAGCAGCGCCCGGCACGGCCGGGGGCCCCGGGCAGAGCGGCGAAAGCCCTCTGTCACCCACACGGCCGGAGAAGCCTCCCCTGGAGCAGCAACTGCGGCAGCGTTTACTCGGGGATCCGCCTCGCTGACGGCGCCCCGGGGGAGCCTGGCGGGGGTCAGCAGAGCATCGCCTGGGCGGCAGGGAGCGGAGCCCCAGTGAGCTGTCAGCCCCGCTGACGGCATTGTGGTCCCCTCCGCAGCCCGACGGCGTCCGTGTGCcgctggagctggtgctgcttcTGCGGGTGTCTTGCGATGGCTTTGGCGGCATCGTGCAGCTCCTGGACTGCTTTGAGCTCCCCGACAGCTTTGTGCTGGTGATGGAGCATCCGGAGCGCTGCCAGGACCTGTGGGTGTTCCTGGACGAGCGGGAGTTCCTGCCGGAGGAGATGGCGCGGGGGCTGTTCTGCCAGGTGCTGGAGGctgtgtggcactgcagcagcGGCGGGGTGCTGCACCGCGACATCAAGGCCGCGAACATCATCGTAGATCTGGCCAGCAGCGAGGCGAAGCTCATGGACTTCGGTTGCACCACATTCCTAAAGGACACGACCTACACCCACTGGGCAGGTGAGGCCACAGCCCAGGAGGCCCAGAAAGGCAGCGGAGGTTCCCCCCCTGCTGGAGGAGGGGGTCTAGGGAGGGCGGGCTGAGGAGAATTGTGTGGCCAGCTGCCAAGTGAGGTTTCAGGGAGGAGGGCGTGGATGCTGTGCAACAGGAGGTGGTTCATGGCCCTGGCAACAGCCGCCAACCCCCACGTTGGGCCCggactggggctggggctgggactggagcTGGGGCAACCagcccaacaaaaccaaacgcCATGGAGGGCAGCAGAGGCGGGGTTGCAAAACCCACGCACCAGCCATTTTCCTTTGCAGGTGTCAAAGGGCTTGGGATGTTCACCTCTCCTTTTTGGCCTTAGGTTTTTCCTTGGCTAAAAGAAGAAGAGGgcagcagagaaaggcagagtTTCCCCTACTTTTACGGGGGTGTTTTCCTTGATTGTAGTGGTCAAGCCTTCCCGAAGCCCCCGGCTCCCTCTTCCAGCACTGGGGGCTTTCTTTTAATACCCCGTGTTTGTAAGAAAGTTGGGTGCTGACAAGAAGGCAGCAGGTCACGCCATGTGCAGCCATTAGTGCAGCCCCTGCACTCCCAGAGGGTGCCCGGGCGAGGGTTTGGGAGTGAATATCAGCCTGACAAGCTCCACTTGTGTCCTGTTGGGACACTGGAGTACAGACCACCGGAGTGGATCCTCTTCCACTGCTACCATGGCCATTCAGCTACAATCTGGTCCCTGGGCATCCTGCTCTATGAAATGGTCTGTGGGGACCTTCCTTTTGAGAATGTTGAGGACATTGTCCAGGGCCAGCTTTTGTTTCCAGCACGGGTGTCTCCAGGTGGGTGCTTGGCTTCACGGCATGGGGGTATAAGAGTCCTGGGAGATGGTGGGTGGCACGCGAGCATGCCACGCTTGCAGTTGTGGAGGAGGTTGATGTGTCATGGGTAGATGGAGGAGGTGGCACATGTCCGTCCATCCTGCTCTCCTCCAAAACACAAAATGCATTGGGAAGtttgggcacagccaggagcacACCCGGCGTGGGTTTGGCACTGCAACCCCTTGCACAGTGTGGACAAGAGCCTTCTCCCACAGAGTGGCACTCTCTTGTTTCTCTCCCCAGAGTGCCAGGACCTCATCAGATGGTGCTTATCTACGTTCCCCTTGGACAGACCATCGCTGGATGACCTTTTCAAGCATTCTTGGCTGCAGCACCTTCAGCTGCCCTGGGAAATTGTGAATACCCATCGCCCTGCACTGTAGGATCCGAGAGTGCAGCACAGACCTGCTCCGCACATCTCATGGCATTCTAAGAAGCCAAGAAAAGCAGACTGTTTCCCTGGCAGTGCATCAGAGCCGGGAGCACAGGAGGGGAGATGCTTCTGGTGGTCGTGTGGGAAGTTCTGGAGGAAGTGTGTGAGCACTCTCCATCACATTTGAGAAGTCTTGGCAGTCTGGTGAAGTTGCCGCagactggaaaaggggaaacatCCGCCCTGCAGCCCAGTGGCATCGTGGTGCTCCTGCAAAGTGGAGCACACCTGTGGTGAAGTGGAACATGCCATCAAGCTGGAGAAAGAACACCATCCTCGGATATGGGCAGCAGGAGGTTGAAGCTGATTGACTTTGGTTGTGGCACCTTCCTCGAGGATGCGCTCTGCATGCAGATGAAATCAAGATGAGTGCACACCCGGTGGAGGGTGGGGAGATGTCTGTGATGCCAGGCACTGTAGGGCTGAGGCTGTCTGGACACCAGAGGttccctgctttgctggggctggggtgggatgaATTTTTCAGCTGGCTGCCAAGTAGCATTTTTGTGGGGTAGAGGGTGAATGTTACGGAGTGGGAGCCAGGACAGCTCCTGGCCTTGCTGACAGCCTCCACCACCCACCCTGGCCTGGGCTGGGGTCGGAGAAGCCTTCTGGCCAAGAAGACGATGGGGGTGGCAGAAGAGGGAGTTGTGAACTTGTATGCTCACCATTTTCCTTTGCAGGCCCTCAaggaagggctgcagctggggcaggggctgggaaagTCAGAGCTTTTCCTCACCTACGGGGAGGTTTATTCCTTGCACGGAGGGAGTGATCAAACTTTCTCCAGACCTGGGATACGGTGATAATATTTGACCTTTTTTCTTGATTGcagattttgttttgaattaaCTGTCATGcagttgttgtttgttttcgAAAGGATGATTCTACCAGATGCCTGGACCGGACTGGGAAGTGTTGAGACTGTGGAGCACATCCGGTGCCAGTGCTACCCAGCCATGACCCTTCAAGATGGACAAGGACATCATCTGGGGTCAGCTCCTCTTCCAGCAGTGGGTCTCTTGAGGTGCGTCCCCAACTTCATGGCACGGGTGGGAGAAGGGATTTTGGAAGACGGCAGCGGGCACAGGAGCATTCTGCTCttgcagctggggaggaggtGGATCTCCCGTGGTTCGCTGGAAGGAGGCAGCTGGCACATGTGCTgccttcctgctctcctccaAAACGGAGAGCGGATTGGGAGGTTTGAGCTGAgggcacaagcagcagcagcatggcctGGGCACCAGGGATGGTGGGACACGGTGGACATTATGGACTTCCCCAGAGTGCCAGGACCTCATCAGATGGTGCTTATCCACATTCCCCTTGGACAGAACATCACTGGACGACCAggcctggtttctcagatgcatatgattcactttccaatgTCATAAGAAACGTGTGTCCTTATACTttttgtctggcaggaatcaactctttcacttgttagcagagcatgggaatgttagctgcactttgcgagatgagcttcctataagtATCAACTGTGCTTTTATcagagaaaggaagctccaggcctggattctccgATGCATgggattcactttccaaagccataagaaatgtgtgtcctgatgccatctgtctggcaggaatctactgtttcacttgtaagcagagcatgggactgttagctgcacttagtgagatgagcttcctataaggagcaactgtgcttttcccagagaaagaaagctccaggcctggattctcagatgcatatgattcactttccaaagccattacAAATGTGTGACCTGATAACTtatgtctggcaggaatcaactgtttcacttgttagcagagcaaagttgcactttgcgcGATGAGGTTCCCAtgaggaacaactgtgtttttcacccagaaagaaagctccagacctggattctcagaggcatatgattcactttccaaacccataagaaatgtgtgttctgatgtcttctgtctggcacgaatcaactctttcacttgttagcagagcatgggaatgTTGGctgcacattgcgagatgagcttcctataaggagcaacagcgcttttccaggagaaagaaagctccaggcctggattctccgATGCATAGGTTTcactttccaaatccataagaaatgtgtgtccagatgccttctgtctgacgggaatcaactgtttcactggTTAGCAGAGAAAAGTTGCACAtggcgagatgagcttcccttaagaaacaactgtgtttttcacccagaaagaaagctccagacctggattctctgatgcatatgattccctTTCCAAAGCCAcgagaaatgtgtgtcctgatgctttctatCTGGtaggaatcaactgtttcacttgttagcagagcatggcactgttagctgcactttgcgagatgagttcCTGTAAGTAttacctgtgcttttcccagagaaaggaagctccaggcctggattctcagatgcatattattcactttccaaagccatgagaaatgtgtgtttcctgatgccttctgtctggcaggaatcatttctttcatttgttagcagagcaaagttgcactttctgAGATGAGCTGACCATAATAATAACAGTGTTTTTCACCgggaaagaaagctccagacgtGGATTCTCAGATTCGTATGATTAACTTTCAAAAACCATAAGATATGTgagtcctgatgccttctgtctggcacgtATCAACTCTTTCACatgttagcagagcaaagttgcactttgtgagatgagcttcctataaagaataactgtgtttttcaccgagaaagaaagctccaggcctggattctcagatgcatattattcactttccaaagccaaaagaaatgtgtgtttccTGGTAccttctgtctggcagaaatcaactGTTACACATTTTCTCAGAGCATGGGACtattagttgcactttgcgagatgagcttcccataagtaacaactgtgcttttcccagggaaagaaagctccagacctggattctctgatgcatataattcactttcctaagccataaggaatgtgtgtcctgataccttctgtctggcaggaattaCCCCTTTCACTTGTCAGCAGAGCAAAGTTCCACTTAACAAAATGAGCTTCCCATAATAATAACAGTGTTTTTcaccaggaaagaaagctccaggcatggattctCTGacgcatatgattcactttccacagccataagacatgtgttTCCTGAGAGCTTCTTTCTGGCGAGATTCAACTCTTTCACTTATTaacagagcaaagttgcactttgcgagacgaCCTTCCCATAAggaaaactgtgtttttcaccgagaaacAGAGGTcgaggcctggattctcagatgcatataattcactttccaaagccataagaaatgtggtTCCTGATACGTTTTGTGTGGTGAGAATCAaatctttcacttgttagcagagtaTGCGACTGTTAGcagcactttgcgagatgagcttcttaCAATGATCAACTGatcttttcctgaaaaaggaaacttcaggcctggattctcagatgcatatgattcactatccaaagccataagaaatgtgtgttctgaTACATTCTCTCAGGCAGGAATCAAATcgttcacttgttagcagagaaaagctgcactttgcgaaatgagcttcccataagaaTAAGAGTGCTTTTCAATgggaaagaaagctccagacctggattctcagatacatatgattcactttccaaagccataagaaatgtgtgtcctgatgccttctgtcgggcaggaatcaactctttccCTTGCTAGCAGAGCACCGTCGACCATTAcgccccgggaaaaggtggcagccttgggctctcaggtgccaaggatagggtcccattaaccctagaaaaggagcaatcgctttctgtcctgacaccttttccctgggaggagtcttcatccgtctggaattctgggctgaaaaagggcacGTTTCCAGACCCAAAGGaggcatgcaccgtcgagctttgcacacagggaaaagctgTTAGCCTTCgattctcaggtgccaatgatggggccccattacccctagaaaaggaagaatgactttctgtcctggcaccttttccctggcaggaatcttcgtctgtctggaattctgggctgaaaaacggcaccttCCTGGAcacgcacgtggcacgcagcgtcgagctttgcgcccagggaaaaggtggcagccttgggctctcaggtgccaatgatgaggccccattagccctagaaaagaaacgatggctttctgtcatagcacctttaccctgggaggaatcttcgtccgtctggaattctaggctgaagaacggcacattcccagacaagcacgtggcacgcaccgtcgagctttgcgcccagggaaaaggtggcacccttggattttcaggtgccaatgatggggccccattaaccctagaaaaggaacaatggctttctgtcctggcaccttttccttgaaAGGACTCTTTGTCCGTCTctaattctgtgctgaaaaacagcactttcccagacccacaggaggcacgcaccgttgagttttgcacgcagggaaaaggtggcaggcttgggtTCTCCattgccagtgatggggccccattaaccctagtaaaggaacaatggctttctgtcctggcaccttttccctgggatgaatcttcgtccgtctgtagttctgggctgaaaaacggcactttcctggacccacatgtggcacgcacagaggagctttgtgcccagggaaaaggtgttagccttgggctctcaggtgccaatgatggggccccattaaccctagaaaaggaattgtcgctttctgtcctggcactttttccctgggaggaatcttcgtccgtctggaattctgggctgaaaaacgccactttcccggacccacacgtggcacgcaccgtcgagctttgcgcccagggaaaaggtgttagccttgggccctcaggtgccaatgatggggcccaattaaccctacaaaaagaacaatggctttctttcctcgcactttttccctgccaggaatcttcgtccgtccgaaattctgggctgaagaacggcacattcccagatacgcacgtggcacgcaccgtcgagctttgcacccagggaaaaggtgtcacccttggattctcaggtgccaatgatagggccccattaatcctagaaaaggaataatggctttctgtcctggcaccttttccccgggaggaatcttcatccgtctggaattctgagctgaaaacctctctatcccagacccgcacgtgcCACACACCGTCGAGCCTTTCTCTCAcgggaaaggtggcagccttggactgtcaggtaccaatgatgagtccccattaaccatagaaaaggaacagtcgctttctgtcctggcatcttttccctgggaggaatagTCGTCCGTcaagaattctgggctgaaaagcgtcattttcccagacctgcacgtggcatgcaccgttgagctttgcgcccagggaaacggtggcagccttgggctctcaggtgtcaatgatggggccccatgaccctagaaaaggaacaagcgCTTTATCTCCTGGAACCTCTTCCCTGCCAGGAATCCTCGTCCGTCTGGTAATTttgggcttaaaaacggcactttcccggacccacacgtggcacgcaccgtcgagctttgagcccagggaaaaggtggcagcctagggttctcaggtgccaatgattgggccccatcaaccttagaaaaggaacaatcgctttctgtcctttcaccttttccctggaagtaatattcgtccgtctgtaattctgagctgaaaaacggcattttcccggacccgcacgttccacgcaccgtcgagctttgcgcccagggaaaaagtggcagccttgggctctcgggttaCAGTGATCTGGCCCCATGAACCCTAGATTACAAACAaggcctttctgtcctggcacattttccctgccagaaatcctcgtccgtctggaaatgtgggcagaaaaatggcacattcccagacccgcacgttccacgcaccatcgatctttgcgcccagggaaaaggtggcagccttgggctctcaggtgccaatgatgaggccccattcaccttagaaaaggaacactcgctttctgtcttggcaccttttccctgggaggaatagtcgtccatctggaattcttggctgagaaatggcacattcccagacccacccatggcacgcaccgtcgagctttgcgcccagggaaaaggtggcagcctagggctctcaggtgccaatgatgaggccccattaaccctagaaaaggaagaagcgctttctgtcctggcaccttttccctgggaggaatcttcatccgtctggaattctgagctgaaaacctCTCcatcccggacccgcacgtgcCACACACCGTCGAGCCTTGCTCCCAggggaaaagtggcagccttggactctcaggtaccaatgatggggcccaattaaccatagaaaaggaacagttgctttctgtcctggcatcttttcacTTGGAGGAATAATTgtccgtcgggaattctgggctgaaaaacggcacatttccggacccgcgcatggcaagcaccgtcgagctttgagccctaagaaaagctggcagccttaggctcccaggtgccaatgatgggaccccattaatgctagaaaaggaacaatggctttctgtcctggcgcatttccctgtgaggaatattcgtccatctggaattttgggctgaaaaacggcattttttCCAGACCCGCACGTGCCatgcacggtcgagctttgcgcccagggaaaatgtggcagccttgggctctcaggtgccaatgatgaggcctcatgaaccctaaaaaaggaattgtcactttctgtcctggcaccttttccctgccaggaatcctcatccgtctggaattgtgggcagaaaaaaggcacattcccggacctgcacgttCCACGCaacgttgagctttgcgcccagggaaaaggtggcagccttgggctctcaggtgcacaATGTTGaggccccattaagcctagaaaaggaagtgtcgctttctgtcctggcatcttttccctgggaggaatagtcgtccgtccggaattatgggctgaaaaggggcactttcccggacccgcacatggcacgcacggtcaagatttgcgcccagggaaacggtggcagccttgggctcttaagtgccaatgatgggggcccatgaaccctagaaaaggaacaagcgCTTTAAATCCCGTCAtttttaccctgggaggaatctt
It contains:
- the LOC139685300 gene encoding serine/threonine-protein kinase pim-1-like; the encoded protein is MPWPAARPSPGLARLHPWPAHRGLASATFSPYQLWHYWARAGAGAAAPPFGSAWPASWPGPAPSPGSRCDSSCQSSSRCPCGRRPMAAPSRLPASPAGTPLLPPPLQALRPELRRSAAQPPAPSRPCPLQIGKQRPARPGAPGRAAKALCHPHGRRSLPWSSNCGSVYSGIRLADGAPGEPGGGQQSIAWAAGSGAPPDGVRVPLELVLLLRVSCDGFGGIVQLLDCFELPDSFVLVMEHPERCQDLWVFLDEREFLPEEMARGLFCQVLEAVWHCSSGGVLHRDIKAANIIVDLASSEAKLMDFGCTTFLKDTTYTHWAGEATYRPPEWILFHCYHGHSATIWSLGILLYEMVCGDLPFENVEDIVQGQLLFPARVSPECQDLIRWCLSTFPLDRPSLDDLFKHSWLQHLQLPWEIVNTHRPAL